The Juglans microcarpa x Juglans regia isolate MS1-56 chromosome 8D, Jm3101_v1.0, whole genome shotgun sequence genomic sequence GCAAAGGAGAGGGGGGAATTAGAGGCACGTGTTACTGCATTAATCAACGAAGTGCTGAAAGCAGGTGAACACATGTTAGCGTTCTGTTTAGAAACTGAACCAGTTTTGATGCTACTCGGTTTTGATAGGCACTAATTTGCAGGTGATGTCATTCTTTTTATTGATGAAGTTCATGTACTTGTTGGTTCCGAAACGGTTGGACGAGGAAATAAGGGATCTGGTCTTGACATTGCCAATCTATTGAAACCGTCATTAGGGAGGGGTCAACTACAGGTggttttttcctcattttcttctcaTATCTTGTCATGTTTCTGGCCCGCTAAGACGTACATATAGGCATGCCATCTATAAGAATCACAAgtccaaaaatattaatctgtgtctttttgttaaattaaaatagttgtaaaaactgcCACTTATTCGAACTTTGGTAATAGATAGGGCAGTTAGGATCAATACTTAGTCGGCAACCAGAATCCACAATTATTAGTTGTATAATTGTAATGGACTATGAAGTTAGGATGGTTGCTAGTTGTATCATATTGAGGGTCACTAACATCCCATTGATTGCAGTGCATTGCGTCCACAACTGTAGATGAATACCGGATGCATTTTGAGAGGGATAAAGCATTTGCAAGAAGATTCCAGCCTGTGTGGATTGATGAACCTAGCCAGGttgttttcaatatttattttcatcttatgaTAAGTCATATGtaggtattttaatttttgttacatCTGTAAACATTTTAGGATGATTCAGTGAGAATATTGATGGGTCTGCGTGAGAAATATGAGGCCCATCACAACTGCAGATTTACATTGGAAGCCATAAATGCAGCTGTGGATCTATCGGCCAAATACATATCTGATAGGTATCTTCCTGATAAAGCTATTGGTATCATTGATGAGGCTGGGAGTAGAGCCTGTATCGAAGCCttcaagaggaagagaaaacgGCGAACACGCATACTTTCCATGCTGCCAGATGATTATTGGCAAGAAATTAGGACTGTTCACGCTATGCAGGAAGTGGTAATGACATCTCCAAATAACTAAAGAAGTTAGACGATTTGCTGGTAACTTGAGTTTTGTCTCTAATGCAAGCAGGTCCTGGCGAGTAAGGAACATGTTGGTGGTTCTAGCATGGATAATACAAATGAATCTATGTCAAAAGTCACATTGCCTTCCAATGATGATGAGTATgacatttggcccaaaaacatgaATGAAGTATGAATACTGTAGGCCTGCATTTCCCTAAGGATCAGTTTGATACTTAATGAAATTTGTGCCTTGATTTCTCTCAGACCTATGGTGGTAGGACCGGATGATATAGCAGCAGTTGTTTCCTTGTGGTCAGGAATTCAAGTTCTGCAGATTACTGCTGATGAAAGAACGCTTCTGTTGGGTCTTGATGAACAACTTCGGAGACAAGTTGTTGGTCAAGATGAGGCTGTTTCTGCTATTTCTCAAGCTCTCAAGAGATTCCGGGTTGGGCTGAAAGATCCCAAGAGACCGATGGCAGTTATGCTCTTTTGTGGCCCAACCGGGGTTGGCAAAACTCAATTAACAAAAGCTTTGGCGGGATGCTATTTTGGATCGGTAAGGCATCTAGTTCATACAAACAAACGTGCACAAACCAACAAACTGACGCACACACTTGTAATGTTCTTTTGCGGCCAACTGAGGTTGGTAAAACTGAATTAACAAAAGCTTTGGCAGCATGCTATTTTGGACCGGTAGGGCAATCTAGTCTCTAGATAATACAAACACATGCCTGCGCACACTTATATCCTGTTTACGAGATCACTAATATTACTACAGAGATATCTACCAAATCCTGTGAACTGTACATTCTACTCACCTCAAAACCAAgcctcaaaaaagaaaaaacagaagagatTTTCCTTTCAATATAGTTTCAACCTAAAAGCTTAAGCCATTAGGTTTTGGACAGCCGTATTATTGATCTCCAAGTcacgatttttttttacaatgttGGACTTTAATTTACCCGTGAACtctgtcatttttcttaaaacgcAATTAAAAAATGAGGTCTTTCTAGTTCTGATTGTTTGATGCggactattttttctttttttttttcctatgttGTTTGATTTGGTGTGTTTTAATAAAGAAacatatctttattttatctattcCATTTTGAAACCGAAGCATTGAACACTGATGAGGATCCGTAGTAGCCTTTAGAATTGAACAAGATTTTGGATCAATCCGGTCAGATAAGAATAAAATTGTATAGATCAAATCGgaataaaaaaaggaattgaattggacaacaCTATCATAAtgttaaaattgaaattatgttCATTTCTGGATGGATATATTTTATTTCGATAAGTCATTCTGAACATAAAAATGCACATATATTACAATCTCAATGACGTCTAAGATAAGAATATAGATTAAGATGGAATGTTAACATGGGAGGTAGGcaaacaagatttttttatcggtaaaaaataatatttttatgttaacgAAGAAATAAGCATAGATGAAATATaaagacatatacaagagaaaatttAGTCTAGAGttagaaatagatacaaggaaatcaggGAGCTAAGCCCATTGAAGTCTATAGCAATAATTCATCCTTTCCTTGGGTTGTCTTGCTCAGGAACCTAAGCCCATTGAAGTGATCTCTATCTTTTCAACTCTCCGttctccaaatactcttccaaggaaTAGGATTCTTTGTTGTGACAAGAGATGGCTTCATAGAATGAATGTACTGTGAATCTCCTCTTCCTTGAGGGAATCCAAAGCATCTtctcttttatcttctttccttatttctGTGAAATACAATACATCGAAGAACTTGGAGAAAACCTCAACTTCCCAATCCTGAGCCATCCTAAGGAAATTGATATTCCATTGTGGAGAACTACTCAATATATTCAATGCCTTCGCCACAAATGCCTCTTATCTCGTGCAATCTAATAGACTGCAGGAATGGCGTCTTTAATGGCCCTATCTCTATACCATATATTGTGCCAAAATATGATCCTGGAACTGCTATCCCACAAATCTTGGAGGTCGGTAGAATAACCCCTATGTGCTTCAATATTCTTCCACAACCTCACACCATAAGCTCCATATACCTCATTGGAATACTAGTCCTCCATGCTCCACCATACTTGGAATCTATTACCGCTTTCCACAGCGCCTCCCTCTCTTGGTAGAGTGAAAAACAGGTGATAGGTTGCGGctgaaaaatttaattttcccatttaattatttcatgtaCACTTGATATAAATGGGATGAAAGACGGTGATAGATTTATAATGAAAAGTTGGAAATAAAGGAGAGATGGCAGCTGATTTTGTGGCAAAAATTAATGTGGTACCAACGTACCGTGATCTCATGAATCTAACAAAGGGTCTGAAATGACAATAAATTCGGTTAAGTATTTTAAAGATCTAGGACTTTCAAGTgattccattttgttttcacATTCCAATTCACTTTTCATGATCGCTGGCATTATTATTGCAGGAAGCAGCCATGCTAAGACTTGACATGAGTGAATATATGGAGGGGCATTCGGTGAGTAAATTAATAGGATCACCCCCAGGTTATGTTGGCTATGGTGAGGGAGGCACTCTAACAGAGGCTATTAGAAGACGACCTTTCACAGTGATATTGCTTGATGAAATAGAGAAAGCCCATCGAGATATATTAAACATCCTCCTCAATTTGTTTGAAGATGGCCACCTTACCGATTCTCAGGTTTGTGCCTACTGGTACGAACTAGTACATGCCATAAAAATGTGGTTTGAATCAAAGAGAGGGCAGTGGTCTTGACTGAAACATATTACTACTATAACAcaataaaatgaagaataaaatgtatgattgtttctttttctaatcaagTTTTTTGTGAGTTTGTTTCCTTATTATAGTCTTTGACTATTCAGTGTcttattttctcaaaacttgGTTTAACAGGGACGGAGAGTATCATTTAAGAATGCATTGGTGGTGATGACTTCAAACGTAGGATCTACTACCATTGCTAAGGGTAGACAGAGCTTCTTTGGTTTCTTGAATACTGCCTATGAGTCAACTTCATATGCTGGAATGAAAGTAAAGGTAATGGAAGAACTAAAGGCATACTTTTGTCCAGAATTGCTCAACCGCATAGATGAAGTAGTTGTGTTTCGTTCCCTCGAAAAGGCTCAGGTTTGTGACCTTTCATCGTTTGCTAGTTCCTATGCCATCAGTGCTTGGTAGGCCGTCTTTTCTCCAATACTATCTTTCTAGgttcaattttttgaaaaacatgccataaaaaataaaaaatgaaaaaaagaaaagcacacAAGAAGGTACGGATTGAAGTAGGTTCAAGTTTGATACATCCTTGGAAAAGAAAGCAATACCATCAACAATAATAATCGAGTCAAAACATCATTCAATTTCCAAGTATGTACTCTTTAAAACCCAAATCCAATCATGCCTGATCATGAATGCTACATATTTTTACAGTCTTACACATTAGCATGGGCTTAATAACAGGTTAGTCACGAACACTGAAAACACCAAGGAAAACACGCAGTATCTTCTATACAACATTCTTTTTCTCACTCAAGTTGTCAACTAAACTACCCACCAAAAACCAATAACATGGTTTCGAGCGTTACAAACTGCTTCATGTGCAAACCCAAGCATATGCAGTTATACCTAGCAACTTGGAATTAAATGAACTGGAAGCTTTTGTATATGTTTTTCTCCATATAGGACTGGGATATAGATAAGTCTGTAGGATTGGTACTGATTGATTCTAAAGTATTCTCTTGTCATCCATTTATTCCAGATGCTTGAGATTTTTAATCATATGCTGCGAGAGGTGAAGCAAAGGCTCATATCTCTAGGAATTTGTTTAGAGGTATCTGAATCAGTCAAGAATATGGTGTGCCAACGAGGCTATGACCAGATTTATGGTGCCCGGCAACTGAGGAGAGCTATAAATCTTATGATTGAGGATGTCTTGATTGAAGCGATCCTTTCGGGAAACTTCAAGCCTGGTGATACTGCAGTCGTTGATTTGAATACTTTTGGATATCCATTTGTCATAAATTTGTCAGATCATGGACCTCACCCAGTATCTGATTCAGCTTCCATTTTGTAATAATCCATCATTTCATGGCTTTCTTTTAGGGATACAACCATTTAAGCATCGTTTGTAGTTCAGGTAATATTGATTCAAGTATAAATAACCAAAGACTATGAActgattttgttgttgttctcTTATCGTTTATGATGTTTTGTTCTAGGATTTGGAGAATGTGAAATGATATACAGAGGAGTCAATATTGGTCTAAGGCAACGCCAACCCTATAAGAGTCTTGCCCAAGTAAGGGGCCCAGGGCCCATCTTTCGGAAATGATAGTCGTTCAGAAGAGTTGTGAATCGTGGACTCTAACTGTCCTAAGTATTAGGGCGTATATACACTTGCATTGTGGATAAAGATAGAAAAGTGATCAGATAATTCTGTCATATTAAGGATAAACATTATTGTGGCTAAGCATTATGTGAAGTTGATCAATTAATAGTACACATCCAATATTCTCCATGCATAGAGATAACATGTAACCGTTTAGAACATCTGATTGAGTATTCTTAAACTATTATCTCTTACTTGTTgttaacttaggcatcagaggtgtATCAGGCACACTGTGCCGCCGACGTTATTAGTTGCAGGTAGAAGGTCACAGCTGGTGGTGGGGCATGCCCTTTACAGTGGCGCCACCTGTGGGATTCTGTAATTTGTGATTTCAGTCTCTCGTCGGACTTCAATGTGGTTCCCTCATGCCGACTGTGACGCGTTCTCAAGAGACTCTTGATCTTGACACTACGCCCTTAGACATGGAGACGATTGGCCACGACGGAAGAAAAACCAAAGATGGTGTTGGATGCCATGGAAAACTTGAGGCAAGAGAACAAGGAGCTGAAGCGTTGTAATGTGGAGCTTAGCGACACTACCATGCCAAGCCATAGCGAACAAGGGGAAGGGGAAGCACATAGCAATGAAGGGATGAATGCGGAagagatagaaaataaaaagttgcaTGACGAGTTGTGTAGTCTCGTCgacaagtatgaggagatggcgaAGAAgatggagggggggggggtcttCCTTAGTGGAGCAACTGCTGAGCTGCACGAATTTGCCTTACACCGTGGAGGTAATGGCTGTGCCACTTGTACTGAAGTTCAAAGTGCCGCAGATAGAGATGTATGATGGATCTAGAGACCTAGTAGATCACCTGGAGAACTTTAAA encodes the following:
- the LOC121243529 gene encoding chaperone protein ClpD, chloroplastic isoform X3, which produces MQMSSICSPIISFTRTRHHFPFQLQFTRHQHHNSFSSYNANGVSICSIIGSHGPCGFGVLPAYYSFLSRPSSSIIGITSTTARSSRRKRSRFAVVSASGGGLERFTERAIKAVIYSQREAKELGRDMVFPQHLLLGLIAEDEEDHRYHSVHEGFLGSGISLQQARDVVCTIWHHPHQDPADTNSTIAIASLPFSISTKRVFEAAVHHSRISSHHFIAPEHISIALFTLDDGSAARVITSLGANIKQLAAVALSKLQREIAKDGREPSLVSKGMQEKYFSRMASVFNSSKMPRERGALEKFCVDLTARASGGFIDPVIGRETEFQRVIQILCRRTKNNPVLLGESGVGKTAIAEGLAVSIAEADVPFFLLTKRVMSLDIALLMAGAKERGELEARVTALINEVLKAGDVILFIDEVHVLVGSETVGRGNKGSGLDIANLLKPSLGRGQLQCIASTTVDEYRMHFERDKAFARRFQPVWIDEPSQDDSVRILMGLREKYEAHHNCRFTLEAINAAVDLSAKYISDRYLPDKAIGIIDEAGSRACIEAFKRKRKRRTRILSMLPDDYWQEIRTVHAMQEVVLASKEHVGGSSMDNTNESMSKVTLPSNDDEPMVVGPDDIAAVVSLWSGIQVLQITADERTLLLGLDEQLRRQVVGQDEAVSAISQALKRFRVGLKDPKRPMAVMLFCGPTGVGKTQLTKALAGCYFGSEAAMLRLDMSEYMEGHSVSKLIGSPPGYVGYGEGGTLTEAIRRRPFTVILLDEIEKAHRDILNILLNLFEDGHLTDSQGRRVSFKNALVVMTSNVGSTTIAKGRQSFFGFLNTAYESTSYAGMKVKMLEIFNHMLREVKQRLISLGICLEVSESVKNMVCQRGYDQIYGARQLRRAINLMIEDVLIEAILSGNFKPGDTAVVDLNTFGYPFVINLSDHGPHPVSDSASIL
- the LOC121243529 gene encoding chaperone protein ClpD, chloroplastic isoform X1 encodes the protein MQMSSICSPIISFTRTRHHFPFQLQFTRHQHHNSFSSYNANGVSICSIIGSHGPCGFGVLPAYYSFLSRPSSSIIGITSTTARSSRRKRSRFAVVSASGGGLERFTERAIKAVIYSQREAKELGRDMVFPQHLLLGLIAEDEEDHRYHSVHEGFLGSGISLQQARDVVCTIWHHPHQDPADTNSTIAIASLPFSISTKRVFEAAVHHSRISSHHFIAPEHISIALFTLDDGSAARVITSLGANIKQLAAVALSKLQREIAKDGREPSLVSKGMQEKYFSRMASVFNSSKMPRERGALEKFCVDLTARASGGFIDPVIGRETEFQRVIQILCRRTKNNPVLLGESGVGKTAIAEGLAVSIAEADVPFFLLTKRVMSLDIALLMAGAKERGELEARVTALINEVLKAGDVILFIDEVHVLVGSETVGRGNKGSGLDIANLLKPSLGRGQLQCIASTTVDEYRMHFERDKAFARRFQPVWIDEPSQDDSVRILMGLREKYEAHHNCRFTLEAINAAVDLSAKYISDRYLPDKAIGIIDEAGSRACIEAFKRKRKRRTRILSMLPDDYWQEIRTVHAMQEVVLASKEHVGGSSMDNTNESMSKVTLPSNDDEPMVVGPDDIAAVVSLWSGIQVLQITADERTLLLGLDEQLRRQVVGQDEAVSAISQALKRFRVGLKDPKRPMAVMLFCGPTGVGKTQLTKALAGCYFGSEAAMLRLDMSEYMEGHSVSKLIGSPPGYVGYGEGGTLTEAIRRRPFTVILLDEIEKAHRDILNILLNLFEDGHLTDSQGRRVSFKNALVVMTSNVGSTTIAKGRQSFFGFLNTAYESTSYAGMKVKVMEELKAYFCPELLNRIDEVVVFRSLEKAQMLEIFNHMLREVKQRLISLGICLEVSESVKNMVCQRGYDQIYGARQLRRAINLMIEDVLIEAILSGNFKPGDTAVVDLNTFGYPFVINLSDHGPHPVSDSASIL
- the LOC121243529 gene encoding chaperone protein ClpD, chloroplastic isoform X2, which translates into the protein MQMSSICSPIISFTRTRHHFPFQLQFTRHQHHNSFSSYNANGVSICSIIGSHGPCGFGVLPAYYSFLSRPSSSIIGITSTTARSSRRKRSRFAVVSASGGGLERFTERAIKAVIYSQREAKELGRDMVFPQHLLLGLIAEDEEDHRYHSVHEGFLGSGISLQQARDVVCTIWHHPHQDPADTNSTIAIASLPFSISTKRVFEAAVHHSRISSHHFIAPEHISIALFTLDDGSAARVITSLGANIKQLAAVALSKLQREIAKDGREPSLVSKGMQEKYFSRMASVFNSSKMPRERGALEKFCVDLTARASGGFIDPVIGRETEFQRVIQILCRRTKNNPVLLGESGVGKTAIAEGLAVSIAEADVPFFLLTKRVMSLDIALLMAGAKERGELEARVTALINEVLKAVHVLVGSETVGRGNKGSGLDIANLLKPSLGRGQLQCIASTTVDEYRMHFERDKAFARRFQPVWIDEPSQDDSVRILMGLREKYEAHHNCRFTLEAINAAVDLSAKYISDRYLPDKAIGIIDEAGSRACIEAFKRKRKRRTRILSMLPDDYWQEIRTVHAMQEVVLASKEHVGGSSMDNTNESMSKVTLPSNDDEPMVVGPDDIAAVVSLWSGIQVLQITADERTLLLGLDEQLRRQVVGQDEAVSAISQALKRFRVGLKDPKRPMAVMLFCGPTGVGKTQLTKALAGCYFGSEAAMLRLDMSEYMEGHSVSKLIGSPPGYVGYGEGGTLTEAIRRRPFTVILLDEIEKAHRDILNILLNLFEDGHLTDSQGRRVSFKNALVVMTSNVGSTTIAKGRQSFFGFLNTAYESTSYAGMKVKVMEELKAYFCPELLNRIDEVVVFRSLEKAQMLEIFNHMLREVKQRLISLGICLEVSESVKNMVCQRGYDQIYGARQLRRAINLMIEDVLIEAILSGNFKPGDTAVVDLNTFGYPFVINLSDHGPHPVSDSASIL